One Olsenella sp. oral taxon 807 DNA segment encodes these proteins:
- a CDS encoding energy-coupling factor transporter transmembrane component T, with product MEFELYGDDSGARIRFDPRTKLLVFFVSCFLSLSMHGNLPILVVGTLQCVMLTLSGKQALALKCLASLYVILFIRYCIEASGEQGAEAVVSVCMGLISLFVFFFPIMVSFLLLVRTTRVSQFLSAFQAMHLPMTLVIPLAVLFRFIPTVQDEWSGVRKAMAFRGISMTPGAIIRHPLLTIEYILVPLLFSSVGVMEELAAASLARGMDSTRKRSSFEDIQLGGADLIAISLFIIVAAWILAFRASGMSSL from the coding sequence GTGGAGTTCGAACTCTACGGTGATGACTCAGGGGCGCGTATCCGCTTTGATCCGCGTACGAAGTTGCTGGTCTTCTTTGTGAGCTGCTTTCTAAGCCTCTCGATGCACGGCAACCTTCCCATCCTGGTGGTCGGTACGCTGCAGTGCGTCATGCTCACTCTGTCCGGAAAGCAGGCCTTGGCGCTCAAATGCCTTGCGAGCCTCTATGTCATCCTGTTCATCCGCTACTGCATTGAGGCGTCAGGGGAGCAGGGTGCAGAGGCGGTCGTTAGTGTGTGTATGGGGCTTATCTCGCTTTTCGTGTTCTTTTTTCCCATCATGGTCTCCTTTCTTTTGCTCGTACGCACCACGCGGGTGAGCCAGTTCCTCTCGGCGTTCCAGGCAATGCACCTACCCATGACCCTTGTCATCCCTCTGGCAGTGCTGTTTCGCTTCATCCCGACGGTACAGGACGAGTGGAGCGGCGTGCGCAAGGCGATGGCGTTTCGTGGCATATCGATGACGCCGGGGGCGATCATTCGACATCCACTCCTGACCATCGAGTACATCCTCGTACCCCTGCTCTTCTCCTCCGTCGGTGTTATGGAGGAGCTGGCCGCAGCCTCGCTGGCACGTGGGATGGACAGTACGCGCAAGCGCAGCTCCTTCGAGGATATACAGCTTGGCGGGGCCGACCTCATAGCGATCAGTCTCTTTATCATAGTTGCCGCCTGGATACTTGCCTTCAGGGCATCAGGAATGAGCAGCCTATGA
- a CDS encoding MptD family putative ECF transporter S component: MAQESQVQAATKGGGKLNTKDLIYAGAFCALYIVAMLIVVMGSGIVLPILYFIAPLTVGTVCGTIYMLYVLKIHKFGAALILGILFILATGHLTWYSLAVVLGASLIAELMIFLGKYTSKKMYLLSYVFFNLTMAAPYLSFVFNLQDSLKVTQDYYGEARAKAYETLFGSGFYVFTIALALVGGAVGALVASRLVKKHFAKAGIV; the protein is encoded by the coding sequence ATGGCACAGGAATCCCAAGTTCAAGCCGCCACCAAGGGCGGTGGGAAGCTGAACACGAAGGACCTCATCTACGCCGGTGCGTTTTGTGCACTCTACATCGTGGCGATGCTCATCGTCGTGATGGGCTCGGGCATAGTGCTTCCCATCCTGTATTTCATCGCCCCGCTCACCGTCGGCACTGTGTGCGGCACAATCTACATGCTCTACGTGCTCAAGATACATAAGTTTGGCGCGGCGCTTATCTTGGGGATACTCTTTATCTTGGCGACCGGCCACCTCACGTGGTACTCGCTTGCAGTGGTTCTTGGTGCCTCGCTCATCGCCGAGCTCATGATTTTCCTCGGCAAGTATACATCAAAGAAGATGTACCTGCTTTCATACGTGTTCTTCAACCTCACCATGGCAGCACCGTATCTGAGCTTTGTGTTCAATCTTCAAGATTCTCTTAAGGTTACGCAAGACTATTATGGGGAAGCTCGTGCAAAGGCATACGAGACTCTCTTCGGATCCGGCTTCTATGTCTTTACCATTGCCCTCGCACTTGTCGGAGGGGCCGTTGGCGCCCTTGTCGCGAGCAGGCTCGTGAAGAAGCACTTTGCCAAGGCTGGGATCGTCTAG
- a CDS encoding energy-coupling factor transporter ATPase — protein sequence MIRFDDVSFHYGGESGTGDGVDHIDLTIADGAFTVLVGESGCGKTTLTRLINGLAPNFYEGEMEGAVYVDDICTTTAELHDTAALIGSVFQNPKSQFFNVDTTGELVFGCENQALSRDEMRRRLDRTRIDMQLDALMDRNIFELSGGEKQQIACGSVYASGPHVFVMDEPSANLDKKAIRRLHNILAKMKDEGKTIVLSEHRLHYLMDLADEFVYVKDGRIERTFSTQELRLLDDARLSELGLRCTDLRRLVRVRATSPAGGGPDGNGGKGQDGPYDDAYADARTVGRPALEAVDLSCSRGSARILDVDRIAFPVHSVVAVIGDNGCGKSTLAESLCGIIPSDGTVAIGGTFETARTRSKRSFMVMQDVNRQLFADDVAEEVSLNASVSEEEVDRVLEGLGLLEYKDRHPASLSGGQKQRVAIASALCAGKDILFYDEPTSGLDRRGMERFGTLLRAMRDKVLCSLIITHDPELILQCCTHVLHVRDGRAVALYPLDDEGAARVRGYFLSPSDESTSKRRDRTGAVGKILRYAGEQRRSIALAATLMIVGALASVVPYLLIYGLIDAALSGGTVTLAAAAPAVAAIAVCEVVHAASYTVGLVLSHKAAFSTLENLRKFLQERLDGQSIGTVRDLGAGAVKKLFTDDIESIELLLAHMIPEGAANITVVAVVLLTTFAVDWQMALLTLIVVGLGVIVSRQMYSVGIDKMGSYFAATKRLNNTIVEYVEGMEVVRVFNRQADSGEKFERAVSGYRDQALGWYKICWPWMALYGSLFSSVVLYSLPFGVLMVLLGRMTLSSCVLVLCLSFGIGPLLLHCMAFIGAIPQVSFKIQVLEKALDQAPLKSGSAGFVGRGHRVVFEDVRFAYRDAEVLKGISFTADEGRMTALVGESGSGKSTIARLLVHHYDVASGSISIGGQHIDDMTQVALSEQISYVSQDLFLFDRSILENIRVGRPDATDEEVIEAAKRAQCDDFIRDLENDYNTNAGTAGRRLSGGQRQRIAFARAILKDAPIVVLDEATAFVDPENEQRMSRAIREIIAGKTVIVIAHKLRSIAGADKIIMLHQGRVLAEGTQGELLSSCPEYRALWDASEQVSGWTLRDGGRIDAQGAGGREALSC from the coding sequence ATGATTCGCTTTGATGACGTGAGCTTTCACTACGGTGGCGAGAGCGGCACCGGAGACGGCGTCGATCATATCGATCTCACGATAGCAGACGGGGCCTTCACGGTGCTTGTCGGCGAGAGCGGATGCGGAAAGACGACCCTCACGCGCCTGATAAACGGCCTTGCCCCCAACTTCTATGAGGGCGAGATGGAAGGTGCCGTCTATGTGGACGACATCTGCACCACCACCGCAGAGCTCCATGATACGGCGGCGCTCATCGGCAGTGTATTTCAGAATCCCAAGAGCCAGTTCTTCAACGTGGACACCACAGGTGAGCTGGTGTTCGGCTGCGAGAACCAAGCTCTGTCTCGTGACGAGATGCGCCGCAGGCTCGACAGGACGCGCATCGACATGCAGCTCGACGCGCTGATGGACCGCAACATCTTTGAGCTTTCCGGCGGCGAGAAGCAGCAGATCGCCTGCGGCTCGGTCTACGCGTCCGGACCACACGTGTTCGTGATGGATGAGCCGTCGGCGAATCTCGACAAGAAGGCGATACGACGCCTGCACAACATCTTGGCGAAGATGAAGGACGAGGGCAAGACCATCGTGCTGTCGGAGCATCGCCTCCACTACCTGATGGATCTGGCCGATGAGTTCGTCTACGTCAAGGACGGGCGTATCGAGAGGACCTTCTCCACGCAGGAGTTGCGCTTGCTCGACGACGCTCGGCTGTCAGAGCTGGGTCTGCGCTGCACCGACTTGCGTCGGCTCGTCAGGGTCAGGGCGACGTCGCCCGCCGGTGGCGGCCCGGATGGCAACGGTGGCAAAGGGCAGGATGGCCCATACGACGATGCCTACGCCGACGCCCGCACTGTCGGGCGCCCCGCCCTCGAGGCGGTTGACCTCAGCTGCAGCCGGGGCAGCGCGCGCATCTTAGACGTGGATCGCATCGCGTTTCCCGTGCATAGCGTGGTGGCGGTGATAGGGGACAACGGCTGCGGCAAGAGTACCTTGGCTGAGTCCCTCTGTGGCATCATTCCCTCCGACGGCACGGTGGCGATAGGCGGGACCTTCGAGACCGCACGGACGCGCTCCAAGAGAAGCTTTATGGTGATGCAGGACGTCAACCGTCAGCTGTTCGCGGATGACGTGGCCGAGGAGGTCAGCCTGAACGCGTCAGTCTCCGAGGAGGAGGTCGACCGGGTTCTTGAGGGCCTGGGCCTGCTCGAGTACAAGGACCGTCATCCCGCCTCGCTCTCGGGTGGGCAGAAGCAGCGCGTGGCCATTGCCTCGGCGCTCTGCGCAGGCAAGGACATCCTGTTCTACGACGAGCCCACAAGTGGCCTCGACCGTCGCGGCATGGAGCGCTTCGGCACGCTTCTGCGCGCCATGCGCGACAAGGTGCTCTGCTCGCTCATCATCACGCACGACCCCGAACTCATCTTGCAGTGCTGCACGCACGTGCTGCATGTGCGCGACGGTCGAGCCGTGGCGCTCTATCCGCTCGACGATGAGGGCGCGGCCCGTGTGCGCGGTTATTTTCTGTCTCCCAGTGATGAGAGCACCAGCAAAAGGCGCGATCGCACCGGAGCGGTGGGCAAGATCCTGCGCTATGCGGGTGAGCAGAGAAGGTCGATCGCGCTCGCGGCGACGCTGATGATCGTCGGGGCCTTGGCAAGCGTCGTTCCCTACCTGCTCATCTACGGCCTTATCGATGCGGCTCTTTCGGGTGGTACCGTTACGCTTGCCGCCGCAGCCCCCGCTGTTGCAGCGATTGCCGTCTGCGAGGTCGTGCATGCCGCAAGTTACACGGTGGGCTTGGTGCTTTCTCACAAGGCAGCGTTCAGCACGCTCGAGAATCTGCGTAAGTTTTTGCAGGAGCGACTAGACGGCCAGTCCATCGGGACGGTGAGGGATCTGGGCGCGGGGGCCGTGAAGAAGCTGTTCACCGACGATATCGAGTCCATAGAGCTCCTGCTAGCACACATGATCCCCGAGGGTGCAGCGAACATCACCGTTGTCGCAGTCGTGCTCCTGACGACATTTGCCGTTGACTGGCAGATGGCGCTTCTCACCCTCATCGTGGTGGGGCTTGGCGTCATCGTGTCCCGGCAGATGTACAGCGTGGGCATCGACAAAATGGGCAGCTACTTTGCCGCGACGAAGCGCCTGAACAACACCATCGTCGAATACGTGGAGGGCATGGAGGTCGTACGCGTGTTCAACCGTCAGGCTGATTCCGGCGAGAAGTTCGAGCGTGCGGTGTCGGGCTATCGCGATCAGGCCCTGGGATGGTACAAGATCTGCTGGCCTTGGATGGCGCTCTACGGCAGCCTGTTCTCGAGCGTTGTGCTGTACTCTTTGCCGTTTGGGGTGCTCATGGTGCTGCTTGGGCGGATGACGCTCTCGAGCTGCGTGCTGGTGTTGTGCCTGAGCTTCGGAATAGGACCGCTGCTGCTGCACTGCATGGCGTTCATCGGTGCCATCCCTCAGGTGAGCTTCAAGATCCAAGTGCTTGAGAAGGCCTTGGACCAGGCGCCACTCAAGTCGGGGAGCGCGGGCTTTGTCGGCCGGGGCCACAGGGTGGTGTTTGAGGACGTGCGTTTCGCATACCGCGATGCCGAGGTGCTGAAGGGTATCTCGTTCACGGCCGATGAGGGCCGCATGACCGCGCTGGTGGGGGAGAGCGGAAGCGGCAAGAGCACCATCGCGCGCCTTCTGGTCCACCACTACGATGTGGCGAGCGGCTCCATCTCTATAGGTGGTCAGCACATCGACGATATGACCCAGGTCGCCCTGAGCGAGCAGATATCCTATGTGTCGCAGGACCTGTTCCTCTTTGACAGGAGCATCCTCGAGAACATCCGCGTCGGCCGGCCCGACGCGACCGACGAGGAGGTTATTGAGGCCGCCAAGCGGGCGCAATGCGACGATTTTATCAGAGATCTGGAAAACGACTACAATACTAATGCGGGAACGGCGGGAAGGCGACTGTCGGGTGGCCAGCGCCAGCGCATCGCATTTGCCCGGGCGATCCTCAAGGATGCGCCCATCGTCGTGCTCGACGAGGCGACGGCGTTCGTCGACCCGGAGAACGAGCAGAGGATGAGCCGTGCCATCCGCGAGATCATCGCGGGCAAGACGGTCATCGTCATAGCCCACAAGCTCCGCTCCATCGCGGGTGCCGACAAGATCATCATGCTGCATCAGGGTCGTGTCCTCGCAGAGGGGACGCAGGGCGAGCTTCTCTCGTCCTGTCCCGAGTACAGAGCGCTGTGGGACGCCTCCGAGCAGGTGAGTGGCTGGACGCTCAGGGATGGTGGGCGCATCGACGCTCAGGGCGCAGGCGGCAGGGAGGCACTATCATGCTAG